In Streptomyces sp. TLI_146, the genomic stretch GGGTCGCCGGTGAGGTTGATGGCCTGCGCGGTGGCGCCGTGGTACGAGCGGAACGCGCTCATCACCTTGTGCCGCCCGGTGTGCAGCCGGGCCAGCCGGACGGCGTTCTCGACGGCCTCGGCGCCGCCGTTCGTGAAGAAGATCTTGTCCAGGTCGCCCGGGGTCCGCTCGGCGATGAGGCGTGCGGCCTCGGAGCGGGCCTCGACGGCGAAGGCGGGCGCGAAGGTCGCGAGCTTCCCGGCCTGCTCCTGGATCGCGGCGACGACCTTGGGGTGCTGGTACCCGATGTTGGTGAAGACGAGGCCGCTGGTGAAGTCGAGGTAGCGGTTGCCGTCGTAGTCCCAGAAGTACGAGCCCTCCGCGCCGGCGACGGCGAGCGGGTCGATCAGTCCCTGGGCGGACCAGGAGTGGAACACGTGCGCACGATCGGCGGCCTTCACGGCCGCGCCGGTCCGGGGGGCGGGGTCGACATGAGGGGTCATGGGGCCAGGGTAAGGAGTGGCAGGTGGGGGTGGGGATGGCCAGGTTGTATGGCGTGGCGGGCACGGCTCGGCAGGGTGTCGACCCGTCGCCCCGGGGTGCCTCTCCCGGGGCCTGCGGCCCCAGCACCCCGCCGCTGTCGTCTGCGGACCACGGCCGGTTGCTCGCGCAGTTCCCCGCGCCCCTGAAAACCCTCGTTCGTCTGCGGACCATGGCCGGTTGCTCGCGCAGTTCCCCGCGCCCCTAGGGGGTACGGGCGATGGCGATGGCGAAGCCGAGCATTTAAGGGGCGCGGGGAACTGCGCGACCAGCCCACCACCACCCGCAGACGAACCCCGGGTCCAGGGGCCGCAGGCCCCACCCGCGCACTATCCTCACCCCGTGGAGAAACTGGGGGCGGGGGATCCGCAGCGAATCGGCGCGTACCGGATACTCGCACGCCTCGGCGCAGGCGGAATGGGCCACGTCTACCTGGCCCGCTCGGACCGCGGCCGAACCGTAGCCGTCAAGCTCGTACGCCAGGAACTCGCCGAACGCGAGGAGTTCCGCGGCCGCTTCCGCCAGGAGGTGCAGGCCGCCCGCCGAGTCGGCGGCCAGTGGACCGCCCCCGTCCTCGACGCCGACACCGACGCCCCCATCCCCTGGGTCGCCACGGGCTACGTGGCCGGGCCCAGCCTCCACACCGTCGTGTCGGGCGGAAACCACGGCCCTCTCCCCGAGCACTCCGTCCGCGTACTCGCCCGCGGCCTCACCCACGCCCTCCAGGACATCCACACCGCCGGCCTGATCCACCGCGACCTCAAGCCCTCCAATGTCCTGATCACCATCGACGGCCCCCGCGTCATCGACTTCGGCATAGCCCGGGCACTCGAAACCGTCACCGACGGCGGCCTGACCCGCACCGGCGCACTGGTGGGCTCGCCCGGCTTCATGGCCCCCGAACAGGTCCGCGGCGACCGCATCACACCCGCCTGCGACGTCTTCTGCCTCGGCTCGGTGCTGGCGTACGCGGCGAGCGGGAAGCTCCCGTTCGGCGGGAGCGACAGCGGCGTGCACGCGCTGATGTTCCGGATCGCCCAGGAGCCGCCGGACCTGGACGGGGTGCCGGAGGCGCTGCGCGAGCTCGTACGGGACTGTCTGCACAAGGCCCCCGAGGACCGCCCCCCGCTCACCGCGATCCTGGAGCGACTCGGCCCCGAGGACGCGTCGACGGCCCCGTGGCTCCCCGGCCCCCTGATCGCCGAACTCGGCCGCCACGCCGTGCAGTTGCTGGAGGTCGAGAACCCGGACGGCGGCACGGCCCAGACCCCGGTCCCGGCGCCGGCCCCGACCCCGCCCCCGATGCCCGTACTCCCGCCGAGCGGCCCCGCCCCGACCCCGACCGCGATCTCCCCCAACGGCTCGGGCTCGGGCCTCGCGCGCCCCGGATACGCCGCCCCCGCGCCCCCGCCGCCCTGGGCCAACGGCGGCCAGCCCGCCCCCGCCCACAGCTACCCGCCCCCGCAGCAGCCCGTCGGATACGGCTACCCGCACCCCAACCCCGCCCTCTACGGCTACGGCCCGCCCCTGCCCCCCGAGGAGCCGCCGCGCCGCAACGCCAAGTCGACGATCGCGCTGGTCGCGGTCGCGCTGGTGGTGGCGATCGGCGCGGGCGGTGCGGTGTACGCGTACATGAACGACCCGTTGGAGAAGAAGGACGACAAGGCGGCGAGCCCGTCGGCCTCCAAGGAGCCTTCCACCACGCCGAGTTCGAGCGACAGCAAGAGTCCGTCCGCCTCCCCCGGCACGAGCGCCCCGGGTGACATCCCCCAGCAGTACGTGGGTGCCTGGTCCGGCACGATCGACAACGCCTCCGGCCACAACAACCGCCACCTGGTCATCCGGCCCGGCAAGGTCGGCGACCAGGTCATGACCCTCACGGCGGACGGCCCGCTGGATGGCGGCAGCACCTACCACTGCGTCTTCCGCGCGTCCCTCACCGCGACCCCGCCCACCCCGGACGCCCCGCTCCACCTGGGCCCCTCCACGGTCGAGTCCGGCCCGACCGCCTCGTGCTCCCCGGGCGCGGCCACCACCCTGACGGTCCTCCCGGACGGCCGCCTGCGCCGCCAGAACGACGACACGGGCGAGCAGGTGACGTACGACAAGGTGTCGGACGCGCAGTAGGCCTACGGCTCAGCCCTCCGGCGGCGGGGCCAGGATCTGCTGCGCGACCGTACGAAGCAGCAGCGTGTGCACGAACCGGTCCGCCGTCGTCGGCGGACAGCGCCACGACAGCGGCCAGGTCGCGCCCCGCAGCGCCGGTACGGGTACGTAACTGATCCTCCCCGCCGCCGAGTTGAAGCGCGTAGCGCCCGGCGGCCAGCTGCGGTGGGCGGTGCTGCGCGGGGCCACCAGGAAGTACACCCCGCGCCTTCCGCTCGCCTCCGCGACGATCGGGCCCGGGTCGCCGCCGGTCATCTGCTCCAGCGCGTCCGCGATCCGCCGCCCGGCGTCACCGTCCACCCGTACGGCATCGAATTGCACGCCCGCTTTTCTGAGCCGGAACCCGGAAACCGGAATCCAGTCCGGGACGAAATCAAGGTTTACGACGCGGTTTCGTGTATCCACGAAGACAGCTTCGCCCTGTCCCGCTAGCGTTTTCCATGACCGCAGCGAGGGCGTCGCGCAAGCGTAGATAAGCCCGAACTCCCTTGTTATGCAGTTGAATTCGGCGGGGACCAGTTGAGTCCGGTTGAGTCCGGTTGAGTCGAAATCGGTGGTCGAAAATGGCACGAGCGGAGAACAAGGTAACGGCAGGTCCGGCATCCCGGATGGTCGCCGAGATGGCGCGGCGGCTGCGTCTGCGGCGGGGCTGGACTCAGGAGCAGACAGGCCATGAATTGGGTTTCTCGGCGGCGGCGGTGAGCGCCATGGAAACGCTCGCCCAGCCCGCGAGCGATCAGATGCTGGTGAAACTGGAGGAGGTGCTCGGCGAGGGCCTGGAGTTCTTCGAGGGCTCCCGGAAGTACGTACGCCTGGAGAAGTACCCGGAGCAGTTCCAGAACTACTCGCTGCTGGAGCAGGAGGCGGTGGTGCTGCGGCTGTACGCCACGCTCGTCATCCACGGTCTGTTCCAGACCGAGGAGTACGCGCGGGCGCTGATCGGGGGCGGCTATCCGCCGCTGGCCGAGGAGAGGGTGGAGCAGCTGGTCGAGGCGAGGATGGCGCGACGGGCGCTGTTCGAGCGCGAGCCGACCACCCTGATCGAAGTGGTGCTGGAAGAGTCCGTACTGCGGCGGATGATCGGCGACCAGGGCGTCATGCATGGCCAGTTGCTGCACTTGGCGAAGTGCGCTCAGAGGCGGAACGTGACCCTTCAGGTACTGCCTTTGGACTGCGGGGCGAGCGGCGAACACGCGGGCGACCGTGGTGGCATGACCCTCGTGGAGACACCGGAGCACGACCACCTCGTCTACCTGGAGCCCCAGGACGAAAGCCTGTTGATCTCCGACCCCGCAAAGGTGAGTACGTACGCCCAGCGTTATGCGAAGATCCG encodes the following:
- a CDS encoding serine/threonine-protein kinase; protein product: MEKLGAGDPQRIGAYRILARLGAGGMGHVYLARSDRGRTVAVKLVRQELAEREEFRGRFRQEVQAARRVGGQWTAPVLDADTDAPIPWVATGYVAGPSLHTVVSGGNHGPLPEHSVRVLARGLTHALQDIHTAGLIHRDLKPSNVLITIDGPRVIDFGIARALETVTDGGLTRTGALVGSPGFMAPEQVRGDRITPACDVFCLGSVLAYAASGKLPFGGSDSGVHALMFRIAQEPPDLDGVPEALRELVRDCLHKAPEDRPPLTAILERLGPEDASTAPWLPGPLIAELGRHAVQLLEVENPDGGTAQTPVPAPAPTPPPMPVLPPSGPAPTPTAISPNGSGSGLARPGYAAPAPPPPWANGGQPAPAHSYPPPQQPVGYGYPHPNPALYGYGPPLPPEEPPRRNAKSTIALVAVALVVAIGAGGAVYAYMNDPLEKKDDKAASPSASKEPSTTPSSSDSKSPSASPGTSAPGDIPQQYVGAWSGTIDNASGHNNRHLVIRPGKVGDQVMTLTADGPLDGGSTYHCVFRASLTATPPTPDAPLHLGPSTVESGPTASCSPGAATTLTVLPDGRLRRQNDDTGEQVTYDKVSDAQ
- a CDS encoding helix-turn-helix transcriptional regulator codes for the protein MARAENKVTAGPASRMVAEMARRLRLRRGWTQEQTGHELGFSAAAVSAMETLAQPASDQMLVKLEEVLGEGLEFFEGSRKYVRLEKYPEQFQNYSLLEQEAVVLRLYATLVIHGLFQTEEYARALIGGGYPPLAEERVEQLVEARMARRALFEREPTTLIEVVLEESVLRRMIGDQGVMHGQLLHLAKCAQRRNVTLQVLPLDCGASGEHAGDRGGMTLVETPEHDHLVYLEPQDESLLISDPAKVSTYAQRYAKIRAQALGPRESLDLIERLAGEHT